The segment TGGATGAGCTGCGCGCCGATCCGCACCCGGCCGTTCGCGCGTCGCACGGTGCCGTCGAGGACGAAGTCCACACCCAGCTCGCGCCCCACGCGTTCGGGAGCCCGGTCGCCGTTGCGGTAACGCTGCACGGACGGGGTGGCGATGATGCCGAGCTTGGAACGGCACAGGCGGCCGAGACGGATCACCATCTCCTGGGTCAATCCGTCGGTGAACAACTCGTGGCGCGGATCCTCGCCGACGTTGCGGAAAGGAAGGACCGCGAGCATCGAGCGCTCCACCCGCACCTCGAGGTCGCCGGTGGCCGACCAAGGGGAGACGAGGAACCGGTAACCCCGCCGGGGCAGGGTCTCGATGAAGCGGGGACTCGACGCGGCGTCCCCCAGGGCGTCGCGGAGCTTGTTCATCGCCGCGTTGAGCCCGTGCTCGAAGTCGACGAAGGTGTCCTGCGCCCAGAGGCGTTCGCGCAACTCCTGCCGGGTGACGACCCGTCCCGATCGCTCGAGGAGCAACTCGAGGATGCGGAACGGCCGGTCCTGCAGGCGAACGCGCGTGCCGCGCTTTCGCAGCTCCCCGGCATCGAGGTCGACCTCGAAGACGCCGAATCGAATCACGCGGCGCGGATGGACGGCTTCCAAACCCATCGATTCCCTCGGGTGATGCCGGAGATTGTACGGGCTCGGGCCGTTTCGGGCACGGAGAATCGTCGAAAACAACGATGCTCAACCCGCATGAGATCAACGAGTTACGCGGTGAGATTCGTTTGAGGTTCGCCTGAGGCTCCGGGCACGGAGATGAGGCGCGCGACGGTGTGGTGTGTCGGGCATGAAAGCCCACTACATCGTCGTGCTCGCCCTCGTTTCCTCTCTTGCCCTCCCGGCGCAGGCCGGCGGCGAGCTTGCGCTCTGGAAGCGCCTCGCTCCGGTCGTCGACCGGGGCGTCCTGCGGTCGCCCACCCTCGCCCGGGTCCTCGAGGAGGTCCGCGCGCTCGACGGCGTCAGCCTGAGCGTGACCCAACGCCCCCAACCCACCTCCCGGGTTCGCGCCCATTCGAACCTGCGCGTCGAACGCGCCTCGCGGCCGGTCCGCGTGGACGGAGAGGTGCTGCTGCCGGTCGGGCGAGGGGAGTCGGCGACGCTCGCCCTGCTCGCCCACGAGCTCGCGCACGTGCTCCAGCAGGCGGGCGCGCTCGTGCCCGACGCCGACGACGCGAAGGGGGAGCGCCAGGCGACGAGTATCGAACGGGCCGTGCTCGCGGAGCTGGCGGAGCGCGGCTAGCATGCGCCCATGGCCGCTCGCTGGTTCGCCATCGGTTCGATCCTCGGCGCCCTGGGGGTCGCCCTCGGCGCCTTCGGCGCGCACGGCCTCAAGTCCCGCGTGGGGCCCGATCTCCTCGTGGTGTGGGAGACGGCGGTGAAGTACCACCTCGTCCACGTCCTCGCGCTGCTCGCGACCGCCTGGGCCTCGGAGCGCTGGGGCGGCGGATGGACGCAGGCGGCCGGGTGGCTGTTCGTCCTCGGGATCGCGATCTTCTCCGGAAGCCTGTACGTGCTCGTGCTCTCCGGGCAGCGCTGGCTCGGGGCGATCACGCCGATCGGTGGAGTCGCCTTCATCGCGGGTTGGATCGCCCTCGCCGTCGCCGCGCTGCGCATCCGTGGTTGACCCTCCAGGGTCCTCGCCGTACCCTCCGCCCGATTTGCACCTTCAGGAGGAGGGAACCGTGCGTTCGAACACTTTCGTCCGTGGACTCGTGTGCGCCGCCGCGGCGCTGATCCTCGCGGCCGCCCCGGCCGCGGCGGCCCCCGCGCCGAACAAGGTCGGTGAGCTCGAGCCCCTGCAACTCGCCTCGCCGAGCCCCTACGGCAAGGCCTTCGGGGCGGACGCCCGCGAATTCGTCGTCCGGCATCCCGGCGCGACTTACATCCGCGTCCACTTCTCGAAGTTCGACCTCGCCCCGGGGGACTGGGTGACGATCGCCAGCGCGGACGGCGGGGAGTCGTTCACCTACACCGGCAGGGGGCCTCACTCCACCGGGGAGTTCTGGGCCCAGGCCATCCTCGGGGACACCGCGATCGTGCGCCTGCAGGCGACGGTGGGCGGTGAGGGCGGGTTCGAGATCGACGCGTTCGGCCGCGGCATCGTCGACCTCGTCGGCGAGCGTCCGTCCGACCCGTCCCCCGAGAGCGTCTGCGGCACGCAGGACTGGAAGGACGCCGCCTGCTATGCGTCGGGGACGTACACGACCGAATACGAGAAGTCGCGCGCAGCCGTCCTCGCGCTGATCGGCTGCTGCTCGTCGTGCACCGCGTTCAAGGTCTCCGACAGCGGGCAGTTCCTCACGAACAACCACTGCACCGCTTCGACGAGCGGCGTGCAGTCCACGGAGCTGCGCTTCATGTATCAGACCCCGGGATGCGCGACGGGGACGGCGGGCTACACCGGCTCCGTGATGGGCTCGCAGCTGGTCCGGACCGACGCCACCCTCGACTACACGCTCATGACCACGACCGGCGACGCGACCTCGATCCCGTGCCTCACCCTCGAGAATCGCCTCCCCGCCGTCGGGGAGCGGATCTACATCGCCGGACACCCCGGCGGCGGGCCCAAGAAGCTCTCCATCGAGTCGGCGTCCAACACCGGCGGCCTTTGCCGCGTCGACGCCGCCCCCTACGCCGGGAACAGCGCCACCTCCGACGTCGGCTACTACTGCGACACGGCGGGCGGCTCCTCCGGTTCGCCGGTCCTCTCGGGGGAGACGCACCAGGTGATCGCGCTCCATCACTTCGGCGGCTGCCTCAACAGCGGCGGTCGCAGCGACCTGATCCTCGGCCAGATCGGAAGCGACATTCAGACCTGCTCGTCGGGCGGTGGCGGCGAGAACTGCGGGAACGGCGTCGTGGATGCCGGCGAGCAGTGCGACGGGTCCGACCTCGGCGGGGAGACCTGCGAAAGCCGTGGATTCCCCGGCGGGACGCTCTCCTGCACCTCCTCGTGCACGTTCAACACCTCGGCCTGCACCCCGGCGTGCGCCCCCTTCAACGCGCCGTGCCGGCGCGGCACCGACTGCTGCTCGGGCCTTTGCCTGGGCAAGGGGAAGAACAAGGCCTGCCGCTGATTCATCGAACGCTCGCCGCGGTCGCCAGCAGGTGACCGCGGCGGGCGTTCGCGCAGAGGCGATCGAACGGTTCCCCTCCCGCGAGCTTCGCCGCCGGGGACGGCCCCGCGGCGAGCGCGGCCGCGAGCCGCTTCCACTCCGTCGAGGCACCCGCGGGAGAGGCGGCGGGCCGCGTCGAGCGCGGCGCGGCCACCGCGAGCGCGAGCCGCGCCCACCGCTTGCCTTCGTCGTCGGCGTCCCTGGCGACGGTCTCGAGATGAGCCGCCGCGTCCTTCGCGGCCCGTAGCAGCCACGGCTCGTCCTTGCCGCGCACCGCCGCCTCGGCGAGCGCCCACGTGGCGAGGGCGTGGACGCCGACGTCGTCGGAGATCGCGCCTCCCTTGCGCTGCGCCGCGAGCAAGGCGGCGAGGGACGGTGTTCCCCCCGAGGGGGAGAGCCTGCCGTCCTCCGCGAGGTCGGCGAGGACGCGAAGGGCCGCGTCGCGCAGCCGGGCGGAGGCCTCGAGCTGCGGGCGGAACACCTCCACCTCCTCGATCGAGTCGGCGTTCACCCGAGAGATCCAGGCTGCCGACAGCGGGTCGGAGGCCGACGGCCCGCTCACGTTCGCGCGGAAGTCCCGGTCCCTCGCGCCGAGGACATTCGGATTGCCGTCGCCGTCGGCCTCCCGCGCGTCGACCACGAACTTGGCCGAGAGGGCCGCCGTCCGCTCGAGGACCGGCGCCGCCGCGGTCACGGTCACCGTTTCCGTCATCGCGCTTGACGCGCGGCGAACGGGGGACTGCGGAGCCGGGGGCGGGGCAACGGGGACCCCTTGGCCCACGACTCCTCCCGGCACGCCACCGACGTAACCCAACGACTTCAACCGGGCCCGCTCCTGCCGCACGCCGTGAAGCGCCTCGGCGGGAATCGCGTCCTCGGGCACCGCCGCACGGGTGTCGGCCAGGAACGCCGCCGGACCGTCCGCGCCGAAAATCCCTTCGAAGGAGACGTGCTCGGGCATCGGCAGGGCCTGGTGCAGGGTCGTCTGCGCGCCTCCGGGGTTGGCGACACGCGCGGTGTCGACGGCGAGGAACGAGGTGTACGCCGTGAGGATCCGGTGCTCGAGCGCGAGCGCCGTCACCTCGGCGCGGATCGAGTCGGGGACGTCGCCGTCGCTCTCGAGCATCAGCCCCTCGACGCGCCGGCGGGCCCACAACGAAGCGAGCGACGCGTGCCGCGCCGCGCGTTCGGGGAGATCGACCTTCACGCGTCGCTCCCACGGGACGCCCCCGAGCTTCCCGCGCACGACGACGTCACCGGACGCGGCACCCACGTAACGCCCGACGAGCGTGAGCGTCTGCCCGGAGAAGAGATCGCGCGGTCTCGCGGGGATCACGTCGGCGACGGGAAGCCCGCCCCAGTCGATCTCGAGGTCGGTCAGGTAGGGGCGCGTGACCCAGCTGCGGAAGGCGGCGAGGGCGTCGTCGGCCTTCTCGTCGGGGCGCACGAAGACGTAGGCGCCTCGGCCGAGGTCGGCCATCCGGTCGAGGAGGTAGTGGTTCACCGAGGAGCCGATCCCGACGCAGTAGATCCGCGCATCGCCCAGGACCCCGCCGATCGAGGAGAGGATCTCGGGCTCGTTGCCGACGTAGCCGTCGGTCGCGAAGATCACGACGCGGAGCCGGTTCGGGTCTTCGGGCCTCGCGAAGGCGGCGCGCATCGCGGCGAGGAGCTCGGTCCCGCCGCCGCCCCGCAGGTTCGACAGCCACGCGATCGCCTCCTCGACGTCCGCGCGCGTGTTCGGGCGAGGATCCTTCGACCAGACCGTGTTGTCGCCGGCGAAGCGGATCAGGTTGAAGGTGTCCTTCGGCCCGAGCTCGCGAAGGGCCTTCTGGACGAGGCGCTTGGACGCCTCGATCGGCACGCCCTGCATGCTCCCCGAAGTATCGACGACGAACGTGATCTCCTTCGGTGCGGCCTCGATCGCCGAGACTTCCCCCTTCGGCTGGACGATGAGCGTGAAGAAGCCGTCCACGCCGTCGCGGTGGGCGAGAGCCCCGACGGCGGGGTCCTCCGACGCGACCGACCAGCGCAGGAGGAAGTCCTTGTTGGGAATCGTGTCCGCGTCGGTCAGCACCACGGCGGCGCGCCCGGAACCCTGGCGGGCCACGCCGATCCGATGGCTCGGGCTTTCGACGCTTCCGATCGGGACTCCCGCGTCGATCGCCACCTCGATCTCGACGTCGTGTCCCGAGCGCGTGCCGGGCTGCAGCACGGGAGGCGATACCCGCGACGCATCGGGAACCCGACCTCCGCCGGGAACGTAGCGCGGTCCGACGACCAGCGGGAAGGTCAGGCGATAGATCCCGCGCTCGTAGGCGAGGGTCTCGACCGTTCGCAGGCGCACGACGATCGGCTCGCCGGGGAGGAGGTTCGCAACCGACTGCGTGAACAGGTTCGGCCGCTCCTGCTCGAGAAGGGCGGCCTGGTACCCCTCGTTGCGCGCGCGTTCGTACTCCTCCCGCGCGTCCTCGCGCCGCCGGATCTCGCCCCGCACCACGCGATCGCCGACGACCATCTCGAAGTCGTCGACCGCGGCGCGGTCGCCGAGGGGGAACGAGTAGAGCGCCTCGACCGGCTTCTCGAAGGGGTTGCGGAAGGTCTGCTCGACCGTGGCGCGGGCGACGAAGGCGGAGACCTCGATCGACACCTTCGTGTGCTCGAGGGGCATCGCGACCTTCTCGCCGCCCGGCTCCTGCACGACGAGGGCACCGGGGGAATCGGCGGCCGTAACGGGGAGGGTGGAGAGGAGGAACGCCGCGAGCAGGGGGATTCTCGGGTTCATGGTCCGACCTCCTGGGGCTTGAGACAGGACTACTCCCGGGAAGTTCCGGAGGAAGGGCGAGGAATCGGGATGCGCGGCAAGGGACCCGCGGCGTACGATCTCCCGCGGTCCGGAGGTGACCCATGCGCGCCATGATTCCCGTCGCCGCGTTGCTCCTCGCGATCCCGCTTCAGGCCGGCACCCGCGAGGACGACGCGATCCGGCTCAACGTCGAAGGGAACCTGCGCATGGTGCAGGTGCTGGCGGGAGAGCGCCTCGACGTCGACGTGACCGACGGAACGGTTCAGCTGACCGGGAGCGTCGAGACGCTTTATCGGAAGTGGCAGGCGCTCGACCAGACCTCGCGCGTGCGCGGGGTGCTCGCGATCTCCGATGCGATCGACCTTCAGGGGGGCTCGCGCTCCAACTCCGCGATCCTCGACACCGTGAAGCGTCGTTTCGAGGACCTGCCGCGCGTCGCCAACCAGAAACTCGACGTTTCGGTGAGCGACGGGACGGTCACCCTGAAGGGCGAGGTGGACGACGCGCGCATCCGGTTCGCGGCGCGCGACGCCGCCGCCGACGTCGTCGGGGTGCGCGCGGTCGTCGACGCCATCACGTCCCGGGAGCAGGACGACGAGACGCTGCGCAAGCAGCTGACGCAGATCCTGGGCAGGAGCTCTCTCGACCACGTCCCCGGGAACATCGAGATCGCCGTCGAGACCGGCGTGGTGACGCTGACCGGCGACGTCCCGCGTCTGTGGGAGCGGATCGACGCCGAACGCACGGTGCTCGGGGTGAACGGCGTCAAGGGCGTCGTCAACCAGCTCGAGGTGAAGCCGAAGCCGAGGCTCGAGTAGCCCGCACCCCCGGCGCCGGCTCGAGCACGGTCAGCGTCCCCGCCGGGGACTCCGCCGAGAACCGCAACCGCACCGCCTCGGCCCCCGCGGGTTGGAAGACCCGCTCGCCCAGGTGGAAGAGGTTGCGCGACGTCCCCTCGCCCCGCTGCACGGTGAGTTGCCCGCGCATCCTGCCCCCCTTCTGGCGGTCGACGACGAGAACGTCCCGGCTCCCCGGTCCGAAGCGGTAGCTTCCGACGAGCGCTTCGATCTCCGCGGCGGACAACGGCCGGTCGTCGGGCCACTCCCCGGAGCCGTCCAGCGTCCTCAGATACTCGAGGACCGGCTTCGCCCGCTCCCCCCCGGCCTCGGCGTGCGCGAGGAGGGGGATGCTGTGCGGTCCCTTCAGTCGCGTGAGCGCAGGGTTCGCGGCGACAAGCGCCTTCACGACGTCGAGCCACCCGAGCATCGCGGCCGTGAAGAGGTCCGGCCTGGCGCCGTTCGCGATCAGGAACTCGGCGATCTCGCGGTTTCCCACGTGCGAAGCCGCGCCCAGCGCCGTTTCCGTATCGCCGAACCCCCAGTCCCAGGCCGCCTTGGCCAGCGAGGGTCGCGCGGCGACGAGCTCTTTCACCCGGGCGAGGTTCGCGTGCGAGACGCCGACCATCTCCCGCGCGAGGTCGGGGGGATGGGAGGGGAAGGCGTCCGGGACCGGCTCGGGGGCGGCGAACACGGGAGAGACGAGTCCCGCGGCGGCCACGGCGGAGCCGACGACCAGGAAGTCACGGCGGGTGGGGTGCATGGGGCCTCCGTTCCCTGGGGTGTACGCGGGATCGTCGCACGCAAACTCGCGAACGCAGCCAACCGCCGCCCCGGTTAGGATGAGCCGGTGCTGCTCGCGAGTTTGCTCCTTGCCGTGGTCGGGCCCGTCGCGGACGGCGGCTGCGAGAACTTCGGCCGGGTCGGCCCCGGCCTCTACCGCGGAGCCGAGCCGAGCGAGGCGTGCCTCGACCATCTCGCGAAACTCGGCGTGAGGATGATCCTGAACCTGCGCGACGACGAGGAGGCGACGGAGCGTGAGAAGTCCCTGGCGGAGGCGCTCGGGCTGCGGTTCACGAACATCCCGATGTCCGGCGTGCGCAAGCCGGAGTCCGAGGAGGTTCAACGGGCCCTCGAGATTCTCGGCGCGACCGAGAACCAGCCGGCGTTCGTGCACTGCAAGCGCGGGCGCGACCGCACGGGGGTCGTCGTCGCCGCGTGGCGGATGGCGCGGGAGGGTTGGAGCCTCGACCAGGCGTATGAAGAGGCGAAACGATTCCGGCTGGCGTGGTGGCAGGTGCGGATGAAGGACTTCATCCGCGAGTTCGAGGTTCCGAAGACGCAGGAGAACGCACGATGATCCCGCCCCCCGATACCTTCGTCGCCGTCCCGGAGCCGACCGCCCAGGCGCTCCAGTACTTCCGCGGGAACCAGCTCCTCTGGCTCGTGAACACCCTGCTCGGCCTCGCGATCCCGGCGCTGTTCCTGTTCACCGGCTGGTCGGCGAAGCTCCGGGACGCCGCGAAGCGGATGGGGAAGGCGTGGTATCCGACGCTCGTGCTTTATCTCGTTTTCTTCACCGTGCTCACCTCGCTGATCACGCTGCCGCTGGACTTCTGGTCGGGGTTCACGCGTCAGCACGACTACGGGATGTCGAACCAGACCCTCGCGAAATGGTGGAAGGACTTCGGGATCGGGATGCTCGTGTCGCTCGTGCTCGGCGCGGTGACGATCTGGGTGCCGTACCTGCTCATTCGCAAGAGTCCGAAACGGTGGTGGCTCTGGACGGCGATGGTCGCCGTGCCGGGGATCTGCGGTCTCATCCTGCTGCAGCCGATCGCGATCGACCCGCTGTTCAACGACTTCGGACCGATGAAGGACAAGGACCTCGAGCAGAAGATCCTCGCCCTCGCCGATCGCGCGGGGATCGAGGGGAGCCGTGTCTATGAAGTGGCCAAGAGCGAGGACACGAAAGCGGTGAACGCCTACGTGACCGGGTTCATGGACACCAAACGCATCGTGTTGTGGGACACGACGATCGCGAAGCTGGACGAGCGGCAGCTGCTCTTCGTGATGGGGCACGAAATGGGGCATTACGTCCTCGGCCACATCTGGAAGACGATCGCCATCGCGGGGCTCGGGATCGCCTTCGTGTTGTGGGCGGCGCATCGGCTCTCGCGCGGCTTGATCGATCGTTTCGGGGATCGGTTCGGCTTCAACGAGCTGTCCGACGTCGCGTCGCTTCCGTTGATCCTGCTGATCGCCAATCTCATCGGCTTCGTCGCCTCGCCGGCGGCGCTCGCCTACAGCCGCTGGCAAGAGCACGACTCCGATCGATTCGGCCTGGAGATCACCCGCGACAACTGGGCGGGGGCGTCCGCGTTCGTCAAGCTGCAGGAGGAGAATCTCGGAGTGCCGCGGCCCGGCCTCCTCTACAAGGTGTTCCGGGCGGGCCATCCGCCGCTCGGCGAGCGCGTCGACTTCTGCAACACCTACAAGCCGTGGGCGACGGGGGAGCCGATGCGGCACGCCGGCCGCTTCAAGGAGTGAGCGTCGTGGACGACGTGGCCCGCTACGTTCCAGGCGATCGATTCCACGCGACGGTGCGAAAGGTCTACTCGGGTGCGCTGGGCTGGGCGGTCAACAAGCGCGGCGAGAACATGGCGCGGGTGCTCTACGAGCCCGCGCACGAGAACGCCGCATTCGACGACGCAGAGCGCCGCGGCCGCGGGAGGGACTTCGCGACCTGGGTCTTCAGCGAGGAGCGTGGCCTCGAGGAGGGGCTCTTCTCGACCGGGTTCGAGTTGATGATCGACGCGCGACTCGAGCCGAACGCCTCGATCGGCCGGCACGAACATCCCCGTACGGACGAGATCTACTACGTGCTCGAAGGGTCGATCCGCATGACCACGTTCGACGCCGGCGGAAGGGAGCACACCGAGGACGTGCGTGCGGGAGACGCCCACCTGGTCCGAAAGGGGCAGGGACACCACGGGACGGCGGGTCCGGAAGGAGTTCGTTTCATTGCGGTCGCCACGCGATAGCGCCGCCGGTCAACTCCCCAACTCCTCCCACGCGGCCCGGACGTTC is part of the Candidatus Polarisedimenticolaceae bacterium genome and harbors:
- a CDS encoding DUF423 domain-containing protein, encoding MAARWFAIGSILGALGVALGAFGAHGLKSRVGPDLLVVWETAVKYHLVHVLALLATAWASERWGGGWTQAAGWLFVLGIAIFSGSLYVLVLSGQRWLGAITPIGGVAFIAGWIALAVAALRIRG
- a CDS encoding serine protease, with protein sequence MRSNTFVRGLVCAAAALILAAAPAAAAPAPNKVGELEPLQLASPSPYGKAFGADAREFVVRHPGATYIRVHFSKFDLAPGDWVTIASADGGESFTYTGRGPHSTGEFWAQAILGDTAIVRLQATVGGEGGFEIDAFGRGIVDLVGERPSDPSPESVCGTQDWKDAACYASGTYTTEYEKSRAAVLALIGCCSSCTAFKVSDSGQFLTNNHCTASTSGVQSTELRFMYQTPGCATGTAGYTGSVMGSQLVRTDATLDYTLMTTTGDATSIPCLTLENRLPAVGERIYIAGHPGGGPKKLSIESASNTGGLCRVDAAPYAGNSATSDVGYYCDTAGGSSGSPVLSGETHQVIALHHFGGCLNSGGRSDLILGQIGSDIQTCSSGGGGENCGNGVVDAGEQCDGSDLGGETCESRGFPGGTLSCTSSCTFNTSACTPACAPFNAPCRRGTDCCSGLCLGKGKNKACR
- a CDS encoding VIT and VWA domain-containing protein: MNPRIPLLAAFLLSTLPVTAADSPGALVVQEPGGEKVAMPLEHTKVSIEVSAFVARATVEQTFRNPFEKPVEALYSFPLGDRAAVDDFEMVVGDRVVRGEIRRREDAREEYERARNEGYQAALLEQERPNLFTQSVANLLPGEPIVVRLRTVETLAYERGIYRLTFPLVVGPRYVPGGGRVPDASRVSPPVLQPGTRSGHDVEIEVAIDAGVPIGSVESPSHRIGVARQGSGRAAVVLTDADTIPNKDFLLRWSVASEDPAVGALAHRDGVDGFFTLIVQPKGEVSAIEAAPKEITFVVDTSGSMQGVPIEASKRLVQKALRELGPKDTFNLIRFAGDNTVWSKDPRPNTRADVEEAIAWLSNLRGGGGTELLAAMRAAFARPEDPNRLRVVIFATDGYVGNEPEILSSIGGVLGDARIYCVGIGSSVNHYLLDRMADLGRGAYVFVRPDEKADDALAAFRSWVTRPYLTDLEIDWGGLPVADVIPARPRDLFSGQTLTLVGRYVGAASGDVVVRGKLGGVPWERRVKVDLPERAARHASLASLWARRRVEGLMLESDGDVPDSIRAEVTALALEHRILTAYTSFLAVDTARVANPGGAQTTLHQALPMPEHVSFEGIFGADGPAAFLADTRAAVPEDAIPAEALHGVRQERARLKSLGYVGGVPGGVVGQGVPVAPPPAPQSPVRRASSAMTETVTVTAAAPVLERTAALSAKFVVDAREADGDGNPNVLGARDRDFRANVSGPSASDPLSAAWISRVNADSIEEVEVFRPQLEASARLRDAALRVLADLAEDGRLSPSGGTPSLAALLAAQRKGGAISDDVGVHALATWALAEAAVRGKDEPWLLRAAKDAAAHLETVARDADDEGKRWARLALAVAAPRSTRPAASPAGASTEWKRLAAALAAGPSPAAKLAGGEPFDRLCANARRGHLLATAASVR
- a CDS encoding BON domain-containing protein, with the translated sequence MRAMIPVAALLLAIPLQAGTREDDAIRLNVEGNLRMVQVLAGERLDVDVTDGTVQLTGSVETLYRKWQALDQTSRVRGVLAISDAIDLQGGSRSNSAILDTVKRRFEDLPRVANQKLDVSVSDGTVTLKGEVDDARIRFAARDAAADVVGVRAVVDAITSREQDDETLRKQLTQILGRSSLDHVPGNIEIAVETGVVTLTGDVPRLWERIDAERTVLGVNGVKGVVNQLEVKPKPRLE
- a CDS encoding tyrosine-protein phosphatase, which gives rise to MLLASLLLAVVGPVADGGCENFGRVGPGLYRGAEPSEACLDHLAKLGVRMILNLRDDEEATEREKSLAEALGLRFTNIPMSGVRKPESEEVQRALEILGATENQPAFVHCKRGRDRTGVVVAAWRMAREGWSLDQAYEEAKRFRLAWWQVRMKDFIREFEVPKTQENAR
- a CDS encoding M48 family metallopeptidase, with protein sequence MIPPPDTFVAVPEPTAQALQYFRGNQLLWLVNTLLGLAIPALFLFTGWSAKLRDAAKRMGKAWYPTLVLYLVFFTVLTSLITLPLDFWSGFTRQHDYGMSNQTLAKWWKDFGIGMLVSLVLGAVTIWVPYLLIRKSPKRWWLWTAMVAVPGICGLILLQPIAIDPLFNDFGPMKDKDLEQKILALADRAGIEGSRVYEVAKSEDTKAVNAYVTGFMDTKRIVLWDTTIAKLDERQLLFVMGHEMGHYVLGHIWKTIAIAGLGIAFVLWAAHRLSRGLIDRFGDRFGFNELSDVASLPLILLIANLIGFVASPAALAYSRWQEHDSDRFGLEITRDNWAGASAFVKLQEENLGVPRPGLLYKVFRAGHPPLGERVDFCNTYKPWATGEPMRHAGRFKE
- a CDS encoding cupin domain-containing protein: MDDVARYVPGDRFHATVRKVYSGALGWAVNKRGENMARVLYEPAHENAAFDDAERRGRGRDFATWVFSEERGLEEGLFSTGFELMIDARLEPNASIGRHEHPRTDEIYYVLEGSIRMTTFDAGGREHTEDVRAGDAHLVRKGQGHHGTAGPEGVRFIAVATR